A single region of the Polyodon spathula isolate WHYD16114869_AA chromosome 12, ASM1765450v1, whole genome shotgun sequence genome encodes:
- the LOC121324136 gene encoding lysine-specific demethylase 3B-like isoform X3 has protein sequence MEDSLGLVGKRVLLLLGDSASAAAAEPDQAVWNRDWLRGTVRAASGVGAAAAGSEASGEGAVAGAAGMTVFVEFDDTCRKRYAWVKVYAEKVLAFLLEGSIVWAPRKDPVVIQGTGIPASCWPALTFQPLVDKIGLGPVVPVEFFVDQALSFLQDGSSLQCFELEEDIRSKLLQEQAVLLKAINSWLSELKLQEILRRGPYTIQGQKVKVYQPEFEEQWASGMVSQHDPVSHMMEITLTKGEETRIVDPRVIHVVLAEDLLDEAGQCEGSKKSRRRKEGDGKGQGRRRQNTSDSDSDVAVKRLKVGEADSSGSEGGENSFGSSKGGGTGTSNTSGPTPNQGSSNTAAHVSSQGHPNIRFATYTKENGRTVVVQDRPLAVEPAIVSPFSSTAFPSVSQMPPGSALAAALKKDKQSPAAAPEREEARTSPVTLGGFPLTVGPIPTSVRISDGGAAVGSFSGQKTAGWGVGQAESAKNPLIAAAGFRMSQSQPLSVPTFGESRAQTNGALTQENKPFGFQFSSSIDESSKESDSTKNIFFQCMAQNVPRSNYFTAISESLAKEPPSLNLFKTAALESPKGSVFGAVSGMSPSKEQSKTDSKPTGNGSLLGKPFGPDAMPKLTPAFPGSSIGGGGMGLLTNIKPPEPHENLFLQPPKLSREEPSNPFLAFAEKLTHSPFSGLPAAQPSSVSLAQPATSVFVRPPATSDWPKASAAAAEAATSAPSESPVNLFTMADPSKALAFSTFSAFSSTAAATTTTTSTTASTAAPRPASLESVPQTSSQEPIISQTMEMPILSSSPTEEGPGASSDSGIGQESVSDVVKRLVDPVKQQPGFSSFTSGATDVSEPQLLFDQTLQNFSLDERSTASRRDSDSSTNSDLSDLSDTEEQLQAKEQGQLRPDLGAGMMLDKGKGKGVGKNRPRNKPLKVGQSVLKDMTKVRKLKQSGESFLQDGSCINVAPHLHKCRECRLERYRKFREQDNDEDDSTVACRFFHFRRLAFTRKGVLRVEGFLNPQQSDTQAMSLWVPSLTIPEGLDLETSKYILANVGDQFCQLVMSEKEAMMMVEPHQKVAWKRAVRGIREMCDVCETTLFNIHWVCRKCGFGVCLDCYRLRKSQPLDESEDNLEDEVFSWIKCAKGQPHEPQNLMPTQIIPGAALYNIGDMVHAARGKWGIKANCPCTSRQAKPLQRPMAHNGVSQQSSTNSSSNTTPSSVPENGGGTIILGDGDVSVKVEPMLDEVVKTGEGSSDGSINSNRITSASSTIKDTTASPCAKESTALPSVKDNTTTHSIKDSRQSSAEMAPSSALHWLADLATQKAKEETKAESGSLRSVLGKESRSPFALESFSSLSKSSSTPKLFNSLLLGSGMSNTKSEGSSLRDLLNSGQGKLPQGGPDTGIPFPSVFSTTSTGDKGKGNLPNFLDHIIASVVETKKTAEVRKAESSSETQKEVKKESVMGLSVLDPNTSHSWLCDGRLLCLQDPSNSSNWKIFRECWKQGQPVLVSAVHSKLEGALWKPEAFSMEFGDQDVDLVNCRNCAIISDVKVRDFWDGFEVISKRLRGEDGQPMVLKLKDWPPGEDFRDMMPTRFHDLMDNLPLPEYTKRDGRLNLASRLPNYFVRPDLGPKMYNAYGLISTEDRKVGTTNLHLDVSDAVNVMVYVGIPQEEGNQEEEVLKTIEEGDVDDMTKRRIYEAKEKPGALWHIYAAKDAEKIRELLRKVGEEQGQENPPDHDPIHDQSWYLDQVLRKRLYEEYGVMGWAIVQFLGDSVFIPAGAPHQVHNLYSCIKVAEDFVSPEHVKHCFRLTQEFRHLSNTHSNHEDKLQVKNIIYHAVKDAVGTLKAHEAKVTRS, from the exons ATGGAGGACTCGCTCGGATTGGTCGGAAAGAGGGTACTGCTTCTCTTGGGAGATTCTGCCTCTGCAGCGGCCGCCGAACCGGACCAAGCAGTATGGAACCGGGACTGGCTCCGTGGGACTGTCCGGGCAGCTAGCGGGGTCGGAGCAGCGGCTGCAGGGTCTGAGGCGAGCGGAGAAGGCGCAGTAGCCGGAGCGGCCGGGATGACG GTGTTTGTGGAGTTTGATGACACTTGCAGGAAACGGTACGCCTGGGTCAAGGTTTATGCGGAAAAAGTGCTGGCATTTCTGTTGGAGGGATCTATAGTTTGGGCGCCCCGCAAGGATCCAGTTGTGATCCAGGGAACTGGGATCCCTGCCAGTTGCTGGCCAGCTCTA actTTTCAACCCTTGGTTGACAAGATTGGGCTAGGTCCAGTTGTTCCTGTGGAGTTCTTTGTGGACCAAGCGTTGAGCTTCCTGCAAGACGGCAGCTCTCTACAGTGTTTTGAG TTGGAAGAGGACATCAGGAGCAAACTGTTGCAGGAGCAGGCAGTGCTATTGAAAGCAATCAACAGCTGGCTGAGTGAGCTTAAATTGCAGGAGATCTTGAGGAGAG GCCCATATACAATCCAAGGTCAGAAAGTGAAAGTGTACCAGCCTGAGTTTGAGGAGCAGTGGGCCTCAGGAATGGTGTCCCAGCATGACCCTGTGTCTCACATGATGGAAATCACTCTTACAAAG GGTGAGGAGACTCGGATTGTGGATCCAAGGGTGATTCATGTGGTGCTGGCAGAGGACCTGTTGGATGAG GCTGGTCAGTGTGAAGGCAGTAAGAAAAGCAGACGCAGGAAAGAAGGAGATGGAAAAGGGCAGGGACGGAGGAGACAGAACACCTCTGACAGCGATAGCGATGTGGCAGTGAAGAGACTAAAGGTTGGGGAGGCAGACAGCAGTGGCAGCGAGGGTGGTGAGAACAGCTTTGGATCCTCGAAAGGGGGCGGCACTGGCACCAGCAACACCAGTGGGCCAACTCCGAACCAGGGATCCTCTAATACAGCAGCTCACGTTTCTTCCCAGGGGCATCCCAACATCCGCTTTGCCACCTACACGAAAGAGAACGGAAGGACAGTGGTGGTGCAGGACCGCCCCCTAGCAGTAGAGCCTGCCATTGTCTCTCCCTTCTCCTCAACTGCTTTCCCCTCTGTTAGTCAGATGCCTCCAGGGTCTGCGCTTGCAGCTGCTCTGAAGAAGGACAAACAGTCGCCAGCAGCCGCACCTGAGAGAGAGGAGGCTCGAACTTCTCCAGTGACATTAGGGGGATTCCCCTTGACAGTGGGCCCCATCCCCACCTCTGTGCGCATCTCTGATGGAGGTGCCGCAGTGGGAAGTTTTAGTGGCCAGAAGACTGCTGGATGGGGTGTTGGGCAGGCTGAG AGTGCCAAAAACCCACTGATAGCAGCTGCTGGCTTCCGAATGTCTCAGAGTCAGCCTCTCTCAGTGCCTACGTTTGGGGAAAGTCGGGCTCAGACCAACGGGGCACTAACCCAGGAGAACAAACCCTTTGGGTTCCAGTTCAGCAGCAGTATAGACGAGTCCAGCAAAGAGAGTGATTCTACAAAGAACATATTCTTCCAGTGCATGGCGCAAAATGTGCCCCGGAGTAACTACTTCACCGCTATCTCTGAGAGCCTGGCTAAGGAGCCGCCCAGTTTGAACTTATTTAAAACAGCAGCCCTCGAAAGCCCAAAAGGCAGTGTGTTTGGGGCAGTGTCGGGTATGTCCCCTTCCAAAGAGCAGTCCAAAACTGATTCTAAACCAACAGGAAATGGATCATTGTTGGGGAAACCATTCGGTCCAGATGCAATGCCTAAACTCACTCCAGCTTTTCCAGGCAGCAGCATTGGCGGAGGTGGAATGGGTCTCTTAACCAACATTAAACCTCCAGAGCCCCATGAAAACCTCTTCCTACAGCCCCCCAAACTGTCCCGTGAAGAACCATCTAATCCTTTCTTGGCATTTGCCGAAAAGCTCACCCATAGTCCCTTTAGCGGCCTTCCAGCTGCACAGCCCTCTTCTGTGTCTCTGGCTCAGCCTGCGACCTCTGTGTTTGTGCGCCCACCAGCTACCTCTGATTGGCCCAAGGCCTCCGctgcagcagcagaagctgcTACCAGTGCTCCCAGTGAAAGCCCAGTAAATCTCTTCACCATGGCTGATCCTTCGAAGGCATTGGCGTTTTCCACATTCTCTGCCTTTTCTTCAACTGCTGCTgccaccactactactaccagCACCACTGCTTCTACTGCTGCCCCCAGGCCTGCCAGCTTAGAAAGTGTTCCTCAGACCAGTTCCCAAGAACCTATCATTTCCCAGACCATGGAAATGCCTATCTTGTCATCTAGCCCTACCGAGGAAGGACCTGGAGCCAGCTCAGACTCTGGCATCGGTCAGGAGAGTGTCAGCGATGTGGTTAAACGCCTTGTGGACCCAGTCAAACAGCAGCCTGGCTTCTCATCATTTACAAGCGGAGCTACTGACGTTTCAGAGCCCCAGTTGCTATTTGATCAGACTCTTCAAAATTTTTCCCTGGATGAGCGTAGCACAGCCTCCAGGCGTGATTCTGACTCCAGCACCAATAGTGACCTCTCAGACCTGAGTGACACAGAAGAGCAACTGCAAGCCAAGGAGCAAGGCCAGCTGCGGCCGGACTTGGGGGCTGGCATGATGCTGGACAAGGGCAAAGGGAAAGGGGTGGGCAAGAACCGACCTCGCAACAAACCCTTGAAAG TGGGTCAGTCTGTGCTGAAAGACATGACGAAGGTGCGGAAGCTGAAGCAGTCTGGCGAGTCGTTCCTGCAGGATGGCTCCTGTATCAACGTAGCGCCTCACCTCCACAAGTGCCGGGAATGCCGCCTGGAGCGGTACCGCAAGTTCCGTGAGCAGGATAACGATGAAGACGATTCCACTGTTGCCTGTCGCTTCTTCCACTTTCGCAG GCTGGCGTTCACACGGAAAGGGGTGCTGCGAGTGGAGGGCTTCCTGAACCCCCAGCAGAGTGACACACAGGCCATGAGCCTGTGGGTCCCCTCCCTCACCATCCCAGAGGGCCTTGACCTAGAGACCTCCAAGTACATCCTGGCCAACGTGGGCGACCAGTTCTGCCAGCTCGTCATGTCCGAGAAAGAGGCCATGATGATGGTTGAGCCACACC AGAAAGTGGCGTGGAAGCGAGCTGTGCGTGGGATCAGGGAGATGTGTGACGTGTGCGAGACAACGTTATTTAATATCCACTGGGTGTGTCGGAAGTGTGGCTTTGGGGTCTGTCTCGACTGTTACCGGCTGAGGAAGAGCCAGCCGCTTGATG AATCTGAAGATAATCTTGAAGATGAGGTGTTCTCTTGGATAAAGTGTGCGAAAGGACAACCCCATGAACCACAGAACCTGATGCCCACACAGATTATTCCTGGAGCAG CTCTCTATAATATTGGAGATATGGTACATGCAGCACGTGGGAAATGGGGTATCAAAGCTAATTGTCCATGTACTAGCAGACAAGCCAAGCCTTTACAGAGACCAATGGCACACAATGGGGTTTCCCAG CAATCCAGCACAAATTCAAGCAGCAACACAACTCCCAGCAGTGTTCCTGAAAACGGTGGCGGGACAATAATTCTGGGAGATGGGGATGTGTCTGTCAAAGTGGAACCAATGTTGGATGAAGTTGTTAagacaggggaaggcagcagtgaCGGCAGCATTAACAGTAACCGTATTACTTCAGCTTCGTCTACTATCAAGGACACCACAGCTTCACCTTGTGCCAAGGAGAGCACGGCTTTGCCTAGTGTCAAGGACAACACAACTACACACAGCATCAAGGACAGCCGGCAGAGCTCTGCAGAAATGGCACCTtcctctgcactgcactggcttGCAGACTTGGCTACACAGAAAGCCAAAGAAGAGACGAAAG cAGAATCTGGTTCACTTCGTTCAGTGCTGGGTAAAGAATCACGATCACCTTTTGCTCTGGAGTCATTCAGTTCCCTGTCAAAGTCATCTTCAACCCCAAAGCTCTTTAACAGCTTGTTACTAGGCTCTGGCATGTCAAACACAAAGTCAGAGGGATCTAGTCTCAGAGACCTCCTAAATTCTGGGCAAGGGAAACTTCCTCAGGGTGGCCCAGACACTGGTATCCCCTTCCCCTCTGTCTTCTCTACAACCTCCACA GGAGACAAAGGCAAAGGCAACCTTCCGAACTTCTTGGACCACATAATTGCATCTGTGGTTGAGACAAAGAAGACTGCTGAGGTGAGGAAGGCAGAGAGCTCGTCCGAGACACAGAAGGAAGTGAAGAAAGAGAGCGTGATGGGGCTCAGTGTGCTGGACCCCAACACTTCCCACTCCTGGCTCTGCGATGGGCGGCTCCTCTGTCTCCAGGAccccagcaacagcagcaactgGAAGATATTCCGGGAGTGCTGGAAACAGGGCCAG CCTGTGCTGGTTTCGGCAGTGCACAGTAAGTTAGAGGGCGCACTCTGGAAACCAGAAGCTTTCAGCATGGAGTTTGGAGACCAGGATGTGGACCTGGTGAACTGTCGGAACTGCGCCATCATCTCTGACGTCAAGGTCCGAGACTTTTGGGACGGCTTTGAGGTCATCTCCA AGCGTTTGCGGGGAGAAGATGGACAGCCTATGGTATTGAAGCTTAAAGACTGGCCTCCAGGAGAGGACTTTAGAGATATGATGCCAACGAg ATTCCATGATTTAATGGACAACCTTCCCCTTCCTGAGTACACGAAGCGTGATGGAAGATTAAATCTTGCTTCCCGATTGCCCAACTACTTTGTGCGGCCTGACCTTGGACCAAAAATGTATAATGCTTATG GGTTGATATCAACGGAGGACCGTAAGGTTGGAACCACAAACCTTCACCTGGATGTTTCTGATGCTGTGAATGTCATGGTATATGTGGGAATCCCACAGGAAGAGGGAAATCAGGAGGAGg AGGTTTTGAAGACAATAGAAGAAGGGGATGTGGACGATATGACAAAACGTCGAATCTATGAAGCTAAGGAGAAGCCTGGTGCCCTTTGGCACATCTACGCAGCCAAGGATGCTGAGAAAATTCGTGAGCTTCTCCGGAAG gttGGGGAGGAGCAGGGTCAGGAGAATCCCCCTGATCATGACCCAATTCACGACCAGAGTTGGTACTTGGATCAGGTTCTCCGCAAGCGGCTTTATGAAGAGTATGGAGTGATGGGCTGGGCAATTGTTCAGTTCCTGGGGGACTCTGTGTTCATACCCGCTGGAGCCCCGCATCAG GTGCACAATCTGTACAGCTGTATTAAAGTAGCAGAGGACTTTGTCTCTCCAGAACATGTGAAACATTGCTTCAGACTAACGCAAGAATTCAGGCACCTTTCTAACACGCACTCAAACCATGAGGACAAGTTACAG GTGAAAAATATTATATACCATGCAGTGAAAGATGCAGTCGGAACACTGAAAGCTCATGAGGCAAAAGTGACCCGGTCATAG
- the LOC121324136 gene encoding lysine-specific demethylase 3B-like isoform X4: protein MEDSLGLVGKRVLLLLGDSASAAAAEPDQAVWNRDWLRGTVRAASGVGAAAAGSEASGEGAVAGAAGMTVFVEFDDTCRKRYAWVKVYAEKVLAFLLEGSIVWAPRKDPVVIQGTGIPASCWPALTFQPLVDKIGLGPVVPVEFFVDQALSFLQDGSSLQCFELEEDIRSKLLQEQAVLLKAINSWLSELKLQEILRRGPYTIQGQKVKVYQPEFEEQWASGMVSQHDPVSHMMEITLTKGEETRIVDPRVIHVVLAEDLLDEAGQCEGSKKSRRRKEGDGKGQGRRRQNTSDSDSDVAVKRLKVGEADSSGSEGGENSFGSSKGGGTGTSNTSGPTPNQGSSNTAAHVSSQGHPNIRFATYTKENGRTVVVQDRPLAVEPAIVSPFSSTAFPSVSQMPPGSALAAALKKDKQSPAAAPEREEARTSPVTLGGFPLTVGPIPTSVRISDGGAAVGSFSGQKTAGWGVGQAESAKNPLIAAAGFRMSQSQPLSVPTFGESRAQTNGALTQENKPFGFQFSSSIDESSKESDSTKNIFFQCMAQNVPRSNYFTAISESLAKEPPSLNLFKTAALESPKGSVFGAVSGMSPSKEQSKTDSKPTGNGSLLGKPFGPDAMPKLTPAFPGSSIGGGGMGLLTNIKPPEPHENLFLQPPKLSREEPSNPFLAFAEKLTHSPFSGLPAAQPSSVSLAQPATSVFVRPPATSDWPKASAAAAEAATSAPSESPVNLFTMADPSKALAFSTFSAFSSTAAATTTTTSTTASTAAPRPASLESVPQTSSQEPIISQTMEMPILSSSPTEEGPGASSDSGIGQESVSDVVKRLVDPVKQQPGFSSFTSGATDVSEPQLLFDQTLQNFSLDERSTASRRDSDSSTNSDLSDLSDTEEQLQAKEQGQLRPDLGAGMMLDKGKGKGVGKNRPRNKPLKVGQSVLKDMTKVRKLKQSGESFLQDGSCINVAPHLHKCRECRLERYRKFREQDNDEDDSTVACRFFHFRRLAFTRKGVLRVEGFLNPQQSDTQAMSLWVPSLTIPEGLDLETSKYILANVGDQFCQLVMSEKEAMMMVEPHQKVAWKRAVRGIREMCDVCETTLFNIHWVCRKCGFGVCLDCYRLRKSQPLDESEDNLEDEVFSWIKCAKGQPHEPQNLMPTQIIPGAALYNIGDMVHAARGKWGIKANCPCTSRQAKPLQRPMAHNGVSQQSSTNSSSNTTPSSVPENGGGTIILGDGDVSVKVEPMLDEVVKTGEGSSDGSINSNRITSASSTIKDTTASPCAKESTALPSVKDNTTTHSIKDSRQSSAEMAPSSALHWLADLATQKAKEETKESGSLRSVLGKESRSPFALESFSSLSKSSSTPKLFNSLLLGSGMSNTKSEGSSLRDLLNSGQGKLPQGGPDTGIPFPSVFSTTSTGDKGKGNLPNFLDHIIASVVETKKTAEVRKAESSSETQKEVKKESVMGLSVLDPNTSHSWLCDGRLLCLQDPSNSSNWKIFRECWKQGQPVLVSAVHSKLEGALWKPEAFSMEFGDQDVDLVNCRNCAIISDVKVRDFWDGFEVISKRLRGEDGQPMVLKLKDWPPGEDFRDMMPTRFHDLMDNLPLPEYTKRDGRLNLASRLPNYFVRPDLGPKMYNAYGLISTEDRKVGTTNLHLDVSDAVNVMVYVGIPQEEGNQEEEVLKTIEEGDVDDMTKRRIYEAKEKPGALWHIYAAKDAEKIRELLRKVGEEQGQENPPDHDPIHDQSWYLDQVLRKRLYEEYGVMGWAIVQFLGDSVFIPAGAPHQVHNLYSCIKVAEDFVSPEHVKHCFRLTQEFRHLSNTHSNHEDKLQVKNIIYHAVKDAVGTLKAHEAKVTRS, encoded by the exons ATGGAGGACTCGCTCGGATTGGTCGGAAAGAGGGTACTGCTTCTCTTGGGAGATTCTGCCTCTGCAGCGGCCGCCGAACCGGACCAAGCAGTATGGAACCGGGACTGGCTCCGTGGGACTGTCCGGGCAGCTAGCGGGGTCGGAGCAGCGGCTGCAGGGTCTGAGGCGAGCGGAGAAGGCGCAGTAGCCGGAGCGGCCGGGATGACG GTGTTTGTGGAGTTTGATGACACTTGCAGGAAACGGTACGCCTGGGTCAAGGTTTATGCGGAAAAAGTGCTGGCATTTCTGTTGGAGGGATCTATAGTTTGGGCGCCCCGCAAGGATCCAGTTGTGATCCAGGGAACTGGGATCCCTGCCAGTTGCTGGCCAGCTCTA actTTTCAACCCTTGGTTGACAAGATTGGGCTAGGTCCAGTTGTTCCTGTGGAGTTCTTTGTGGACCAAGCGTTGAGCTTCCTGCAAGACGGCAGCTCTCTACAGTGTTTTGAG TTGGAAGAGGACATCAGGAGCAAACTGTTGCAGGAGCAGGCAGTGCTATTGAAAGCAATCAACAGCTGGCTGAGTGAGCTTAAATTGCAGGAGATCTTGAGGAGAG GCCCATATACAATCCAAGGTCAGAAAGTGAAAGTGTACCAGCCTGAGTTTGAGGAGCAGTGGGCCTCAGGAATGGTGTCCCAGCATGACCCTGTGTCTCACATGATGGAAATCACTCTTACAAAG GGTGAGGAGACTCGGATTGTGGATCCAAGGGTGATTCATGTGGTGCTGGCAGAGGACCTGTTGGATGAG GCTGGTCAGTGTGAAGGCAGTAAGAAAAGCAGACGCAGGAAAGAAGGAGATGGAAAAGGGCAGGGACGGAGGAGACAGAACACCTCTGACAGCGATAGCGATGTGGCAGTGAAGAGACTAAAGGTTGGGGAGGCAGACAGCAGTGGCAGCGAGGGTGGTGAGAACAGCTTTGGATCCTCGAAAGGGGGCGGCACTGGCACCAGCAACACCAGTGGGCCAACTCCGAACCAGGGATCCTCTAATACAGCAGCTCACGTTTCTTCCCAGGGGCATCCCAACATCCGCTTTGCCACCTACACGAAAGAGAACGGAAGGACAGTGGTGGTGCAGGACCGCCCCCTAGCAGTAGAGCCTGCCATTGTCTCTCCCTTCTCCTCAACTGCTTTCCCCTCTGTTAGTCAGATGCCTCCAGGGTCTGCGCTTGCAGCTGCTCTGAAGAAGGACAAACAGTCGCCAGCAGCCGCACCTGAGAGAGAGGAGGCTCGAACTTCTCCAGTGACATTAGGGGGATTCCCCTTGACAGTGGGCCCCATCCCCACCTCTGTGCGCATCTCTGATGGAGGTGCCGCAGTGGGAAGTTTTAGTGGCCAGAAGACTGCTGGATGGGGTGTTGGGCAGGCTGAG AGTGCCAAAAACCCACTGATAGCAGCTGCTGGCTTCCGAATGTCTCAGAGTCAGCCTCTCTCAGTGCCTACGTTTGGGGAAAGTCGGGCTCAGACCAACGGGGCACTAACCCAGGAGAACAAACCCTTTGGGTTCCAGTTCAGCAGCAGTATAGACGAGTCCAGCAAAGAGAGTGATTCTACAAAGAACATATTCTTCCAGTGCATGGCGCAAAATGTGCCCCGGAGTAACTACTTCACCGCTATCTCTGAGAGCCTGGCTAAGGAGCCGCCCAGTTTGAACTTATTTAAAACAGCAGCCCTCGAAAGCCCAAAAGGCAGTGTGTTTGGGGCAGTGTCGGGTATGTCCCCTTCCAAAGAGCAGTCCAAAACTGATTCTAAACCAACAGGAAATGGATCATTGTTGGGGAAACCATTCGGTCCAGATGCAATGCCTAAACTCACTCCAGCTTTTCCAGGCAGCAGCATTGGCGGAGGTGGAATGGGTCTCTTAACCAACATTAAACCTCCAGAGCCCCATGAAAACCTCTTCCTACAGCCCCCCAAACTGTCCCGTGAAGAACCATCTAATCCTTTCTTGGCATTTGCCGAAAAGCTCACCCATAGTCCCTTTAGCGGCCTTCCAGCTGCACAGCCCTCTTCTGTGTCTCTGGCTCAGCCTGCGACCTCTGTGTTTGTGCGCCCACCAGCTACCTCTGATTGGCCCAAGGCCTCCGctgcagcagcagaagctgcTACCAGTGCTCCCAGTGAAAGCCCAGTAAATCTCTTCACCATGGCTGATCCTTCGAAGGCATTGGCGTTTTCCACATTCTCTGCCTTTTCTTCAACTGCTGCTgccaccactactactaccagCACCACTGCTTCTACTGCTGCCCCCAGGCCTGCCAGCTTAGAAAGTGTTCCTCAGACCAGTTCCCAAGAACCTATCATTTCCCAGACCATGGAAATGCCTATCTTGTCATCTAGCCCTACCGAGGAAGGACCTGGAGCCAGCTCAGACTCTGGCATCGGTCAGGAGAGTGTCAGCGATGTGGTTAAACGCCTTGTGGACCCAGTCAAACAGCAGCCTGGCTTCTCATCATTTACAAGCGGAGCTACTGACGTTTCAGAGCCCCAGTTGCTATTTGATCAGACTCTTCAAAATTTTTCCCTGGATGAGCGTAGCACAGCCTCCAGGCGTGATTCTGACTCCAGCACCAATAGTGACCTCTCAGACCTGAGTGACACAGAAGAGCAACTGCAAGCCAAGGAGCAAGGCCAGCTGCGGCCGGACTTGGGGGCTGGCATGATGCTGGACAAGGGCAAAGGGAAAGGGGTGGGCAAGAACCGACCTCGCAACAAACCCTTGAAAG TGGGTCAGTCTGTGCTGAAAGACATGACGAAGGTGCGGAAGCTGAAGCAGTCTGGCGAGTCGTTCCTGCAGGATGGCTCCTGTATCAACGTAGCGCCTCACCTCCACAAGTGCCGGGAATGCCGCCTGGAGCGGTACCGCAAGTTCCGTGAGCAGGATAACGATGAAGACGATTCCACTGTTGCCTGTCGCTTCTTCCACTTTCGCAG GCTGGCGTTCACACGGAAAGGGGTGCTGCGAGTGGAGGGCTTCCTGAACCCCCAGCAGAGTGACACACAGGCCATGAGCCTGTGGGTCCCCTCCCTCACCATCCCAGAGGGCCTTGACCTAGAGACCTCCAAGTACATCCTGGCCAACGTGGGCGACCAGTTCTGCCAGCTCGTCATGTCCGAGAAAGAGGCCATGATGATGGTTGAGCCACACC AGAAAGTGGCGTGGAAGCGAGCTGTGCGTGGGATCAGGGAGATGTGTGACGTGTGCGAGACAACGTTATTTAATATCCACTGGGTGTGTCGGAAGTGTGGCTTTGGGGTCTGTCTCGACTGTTACCGGCTGAGGAAGAGCCAGCCGCTTGATG AATCTGAAGATAATCTTGAAGATGAGGTGTTCTCTTGGATAAAGTGTGCGAAAGGACAACCCCATGAACCACAGAACCTGATGCCCACACAGATTATTCCTGGAGCAG CTCTCTATAATATTGGAGATATGGTACATGCAGCACGTGGGAAATGGGGTATCAAAGCTAATTGTCCATGTACTAGCAGACAAGCCAAGCCTTTACAGAGACCAATGGCACACAATGGGGTTTCCCAG CAATCCAGCACAAATTCAAGCAGCAACACAACTCCCAGCAGTGTTCCTGAAAACGGTGGCGGGACAATAATTCTGGGAGATGGGGATGTGTCTGTCAAAGTGGAACCAATGTTGGATGAAGTTGTTAagacaggggaaggcagcagtgaCGGCAGCATTAACAGTAACCGTATTACTTCAGCTTCGTCTACTATCAAGGACACCACAGCTTCACCTTGTGCCAAGGAGAGCACGGCTTTGCCTAGTGTCAAGGACAACACAACTACACACAGCATCAAGGACAGCCGGCAGAGCTCTGCAGAAATGGCACCTtcctctgcactgcactggcttGCAGACTTGGCTACACAGAAAGCCAAAGAAGAGACGAAAG AATCTGGTTCACTTCGTTCAGTGCTGGGTAAAGAATCACGATCACCTTTTGCTCTGGAGTCATTCAGTTCCCTGTCAAAGTCATCTTCAACCCCAAAGCTCTTTAACAGCTTGTTACTAGGCTCTGGCATGTCAAACACAAAGTCAGAGGGATCTAGTCTCAGAGACCTCCTAAATTCTGGGCAAGGGAAACTTCCTCAGGGTGGCCCAGACACTGGTATCCCCTTCCCCTCTGTCTTCTCTACAACCTCCACA GGAGACAAAGGCAAAGGCAACCTTCCGAACTTCTTGGACCACATAATTGCATCTGTGGTTGAGACAAAGAAGACTGCTGAGGTGAGGAAGGCAGAGAGCTCGTCCGAGACACAGAAGGAAGTGAAGAAAGAGAGCGTGATGGGGCTCAGTGTGCTGGACCCCAACACTTCCCACTCCTGGCTCTGCGATGGGCGGCTCCTCTGTCTCCAGGAccccagcaacagcagcaactgGAAGATATTCCGGGAGTGCTGGAAACAGGGCCAG CCTGTGCTGGTTTCGGCAGTGCACAGTAAGTTAGAGGGCGCACTCTGGAAACCAGAAGCTTTCAGCATGGAGTTTGGAGACCAGGATGTGGACCTGGTGAACTGTCGGAACTGCGCCATCATCTCTGACGTCAAGGTCCGAGACTTTTGGGACGGCTTTGAGGTCATCTCCA AGCGTTTGCGGGGAGAAGATGGACAGCCTATGGTATTGAAGCTTAAAGACTGGCCTCCAGGAGAGGACTTTAGAGATATGATGCCAACGAg ATTCCATGATTTAATGGACAACCTTCCCCTTCCTGAGTACACGAAGCGTGATGGAAGATTAAATCTTGCTTCCCGATTGCCCAACTACTTTGTGCGGCCTGACCTTGGACCAAAAATGTATAATGCTTATG GGTTGATATCAACGGAGGACCGTAAGGTTGGAACCACAAACCTTCACCTGGATGTTTCTGATGCTGTGAATGTCATGGTATATGTGGGAATCCCACAGGAAGAGGGAAATCAGGAGGAGg AGGTTTTGAAGACAATAGAAGAAGGGGATGTGGACGATATGACAAAACGTCGAATCTATGAAGCTAAGGAGAAGCCTGGTGCCCTTTGGCACATCTACGCAGCCAAGGATGCTGAGAAAATTCGTGAGCTTCTCCGGAAG gttGGGGAGGAGCAGGGTCAGGAGAATCCCCCTGATCATGACCCAATTCACGACCAGAGTTGGTACTTGGATCAGGTTCTCCGCAAGCGGCTTTATGAAGAGTATGGAGTGATGGGCTGGGCAATTGTTCAGTTCCTGGGGGACTCTGTGTTCATACCCGCTGGAGCCCCGCATCAG GTGCACAATCTGTACAGCTGTATTAAAGTAGCAGAGGACTTTGTCTCTCCAGAACATGTGAAACATTGCTTCAGACTAACGCAAGAATTCAGGCACCTTTCTAACACGCACTCAAACCATGAGGACAAGTTACAG GTGAAAAATATTATATACCATGCAGTGAAAGATGCAGTCGGAACACTGAAAGCTCATGAGGCAAAAGTGACCCGGTCATAG